The genome window CAGCACGCTGGTCGTTGTCTCCACCACCACCGGTGTTGTCGCCGGCCTGATCGCCACCCTCTTTGCGTCGCGGGCCACGTAGAACGCCACTCCGTTTCAGGGACACTGTCATGCCAGACGCCGTTGCATGGGCCACGCTCCGCACACTCTCCGAGCAACTCCAGCGCGGCGAGGTGCAGGCCGCCGATCTGGTCGAGGCGGCGCTGGCGCGGATCGATGCGGCCGACACCCCCGACGGCCCGGTGTTTCTGCGTCGGTTTGACAGCGAGGCGCGACGCGAGGCCCTGGCCGTCGACAACGCGCGAGCGCGCGGCGAGGCGGTCTCACCCTGGGCCGGGATCCCGTTCGCAGTCAAGGATCTGTTCGACGTCAGCGGGCACGTGACCCACGCCGGCGCCGTGGCCACACGAGATGACCCGCCCGCACGACACGACGCCACCGTGGTCGCGGCCCTGCGCCAGGCCGGGCTGATACCGGTCGGCGCGACCAACATGACCGAATTCGCGTTCTCCGGCATTGGCATCAACCCCCACTACGGCACGCCGGAGGCCGCGCCCTGGCCCGGTGAGCGGCGGGCCCCGGGTGGCTCGTCGAGCGGCGCAGGTGTGTCGGTTGCACGGCAGATGGTGCCGTTGTCGCTCGGCACCGACACCGCGGGCTCCTGCCGCATCCCGGCGGCCTGGAACAACGTCGTCGGGCTCAAGCCCAGTCAGTCTCGGGTGTCGCGCGACGGCGTCTTTCCGCTGTCCACCACACTCGACGCACCCGGCCCGCTTGCGCAGAGTGCCGACTGTTGCCGCATTGCCGATGCCCTGATGCGCGGCGTGATGCCAGCGCCGGCGCCGTCGGCTTCGCTCTCTGCCTTCCGCTTCATAGCGCCGGTCGGCGATCGCCT of Pseudomonadota bacterium contains these proteins:
- a CDS encoding amidase family protein → MPDAVAWATLRTLSEQLQRGEVQAADLVEAALARIDAADTPDGPVFLRRFDSEARREALAVDNARARGEAVSPWAGIPFAVKDLFDVSGHVTHAGAVATRDDPPARHDATVVAALRQAGLIPVGATNMTEFAFSGIGINPHYGTPEAAPWPGERRAPGGSSSGAGVSVARQMVPLSLGTDTAGSCRIPAAWNNVVGLKPSQSRVSRDGVFPLSTTLDAPGPLAQSADCCRIADALMRGVMPAPAPSASLSAFRFIAPVGDRLPPLDDDVAEHYRAALQQLEDAGATVVEQPAPAFEQAAEAFLSRPIAGYEAWLVHRDRLAARGGEYDPNVAARLRAGANVDPAEHARTVAERRHVADAFRADTPPKTVHLLPTTANTPPSIDALARDNDLFAKQNLRALVYTSIANYLDGCALSLPIGRGVGLSLIGPSGTDDALFDAAEAVEHVLSRSRSTP